Sequence from the Coriobacteriia bacterium genome:
GTGCATTCTCTAGACCGGATGCCCCCTCCGTCCAGATGGATGAAGGGGGCGTTTCTGTGTCTGTGCTTGAATCCGATCGCGTTCGCGGGCTGCTCGAGCGAGCCGGGCTCGGCGGACTGCAGCCACGTACGCAGTGGGCGGTGATCGCGCTGGCTGCGTGTGTCGTGGCGCTCGGCGTGTGGCGGTTCTGGCCCGCAGCGCCTGTGCCGGAAGTCGAATTCGACGAGGCCGGAGAGACTGTCGCTGCGTTACCCGAGAGCGGCGCCACCTCGGAGACCGTCGATCCGAACGTGGTCGTGCATGTCGTAGGCGCCGTGCTGCACCCCGGCGTGTACTCGCTTGCGCCCGGCAGTCGCGTCGTGGATGCCGTGCAGGCTGCAGGCGGAGGCCTCGGCAGCGCGGCACTCGACAGCTTGAATCTTGCGCGTATCCTGACCGACGGCGAGCAGGTGTACGTGTTCACCGCCGAGGAGGTGGCGGGAGGCGCTGCGCCACCTGCAGCATCCGGAGCCACTCCGGCAGGTGGGGCTGCGGGAGGAGGCGGCGCGGCGGGGGGACTGGTGGACCTCAACACTGCCACTGCGGCCGAGCTTGACGGGCTTCCCGGCGTGGGGCCCTCTACCGCACAGAAGATCGTCGATGACCGGGAGACCAACGGGCCGTTCGCGACGCCCGAGGACCTGATGCGTGTTACGGGAATCGGAGCGAAGAAGTTCGACGCGCTGAAGGATCTCGTGACGTGCGGATGAGCGACGCGCCTGAGAGGCCCCAGCTGCCGCCTGTGGCGTGGTTCGCGCTTGCGATGTGCGCAGGATGCATCGCCACCGAGGCCGTTGTCTGGCCGTCCGACGTTCGCGCCGGTCGTGCGGTGGTCGCGGTTGCGGTCGCGATCACAGCCATCATATGGCTCGGTCGCGAGAGGGTGCCGCGAGG
This genomic interval carries:
- a CDS encoding ComEA family DNA-binding protein, with the translated sequence MSVLESDRVRGLLERAGLGGLQPRTQWAVIALAACVVALGVWRFWPAAPVPEVEFDEAGETVAALPESGATSETVDPNVVVHVVGAVLHPGVYSLAPGSRVVDAVQAAGGGLGSAALDSLNLARILTDGEQVYVFTAEEVAGGAAPPAASGATPAGGAAGGGGAAGGLVDLNTATAAELDGLPGVGPSTAQKIVDDRETNGPFATPEDLMRVTGIGAKKFDALKDLVTCG